The proteins below come from a single Garra rufa chromosome 3, GarRuf1.0, whole genome shotgun sequence genomic window:
- the LOC141331058 gene encoding RNA-binding protein, mRNA-processing factor 2a-like yields MAKSKLMGTPNPTNIHPALGAHFIARDPYDLTGAALIPASPEAWSPYPLYTPELSPGLPHTAFTYPAAAAAAAAALHAQMRWYPSTSDSSQPGWKSRQFC; encoded by the exons ATGGCAAAGAGTAAGCTGATGGGCACTCCGAATCCCACAAATATCCACCCAGCTCTAGGAGCGCACTTCATAGCACGGGACCCAT ATGACTTGACAGGGGCAGCGTTGATTCCAGCATCCCCAGAGGCCTGGTCTCCTTACCCCCTCTATACCCCGGAGCTCAGCCCTGGCCTGCCCCACACAGCTTTCACCTACCCAGCAGCGGCCGCTGCCGCAGCAGCTGCACTTCATGCTCAG ATGCGCTGGTATCCCTCCACATCAGACTCATCCCAGCCTGGATGGAAATCACGGCAATTCTGTTAA